In Raphanus sativus cultivar WK10039 unplaced genomic scaffold, ASM80110v3 Scaffold0855, whole genome shotgun sequence, the sequence ACTTCATCAACACTCATCCTATTCGATATCAACTCCTCGGAGCTAGGCGTGTCCACACCGTAGTAACAAGATGCAATGATAGGAGGACTCGCGATCCTCATGTGAACCTCTTTGGCACCAGCTTCTCTCAAGAGACGCACGATCTTGGACGAAGTCGTTCCTCTAACGATGGAGTCATCCACAACAACAACTCTCTTCCCTTCCAAAACTCCACGGACGGGAGACAGCTTCAGCTTCACTCCAAAGTCTCTGATCTTCTGAGAGGGTTCAATAAACGTCCTCCCAACGTAATGAGACCTAATCAACCCTTGCTGAAACGCAACCCCGGATTTAGCAGCGTATCCCAGCGCCGCCACGACGCCAGAGTCAGGCACAGCGATCACGACATCGCAATCAACAGGCGACTCAGTGGCTAATATCTCACCGAAAACATGCCTAGACTCATACACAGACCGACCAAACACGATCGAGTTCGGTAACGAGAAGTAAATATGTTCGAAAATACACTGCTTCGGCTCGGGGTGAGGCATCAAACACTGAGACTTAACACCATCTTTATCAACAACCAAAACCTCACCAGGATAAACCTCTCTCTCATAAGTCGCCTCGATCAAATCAAGCGCGCAAGTCTCCGACGCAAACACAACAGCTCCGTTACTTCTCCTACCCATCACCAAGGGTCTAAACCCATGCGGGTCACGAACAGCCACAAGCTTATCCTCGGTAACAAACACCATCGAGTACGCACCTTGAAGCTTCTCGCAAGCATCAACAATCCTCATGAAGAAAGGTCTCGCTTTGGAGATAGCAATCAAATGAAGCACGACCTCGGTGTCAGAGCTGGTGTTGAAGATCGAACCGTTCTCCTCTAGCTCGGCTCTCAGCTTCGTGTAGTTAACCAAGTTCCCGTTGTGCGCGACCCCCACGGAGCCGAAGCGGTACCCGGCGACGAACGGCTGGACGTTTTTGAGCATGGAGGAGCCGGCGGTGGAGTAGCGGACGTGGCCGATGGCGATGTCGCCTGGTAACTGGTCGAGTTTGGACTCGTTGAAAACCTCGGAGACGAGACCGACGCCTGTTATGGTCTGGAGGACCTTGTCTTTGCTGACGGTCACGATTCCCGCGCCTTCTTGGCCTCGGTGCTGGAGCGCGTGGAGAGCTAAGTAGCAGAGGCGTGAGGCTTCCGAGTCGCCGTAGATTCCGACAACGCCGCACTCCTCACGAGGCTTCTCGTCGTAGTCGTCATCGTTGTTGTCTGAGAGGGGGGCGAGAGGGTGGTTTGCGTTTCTGGAGGAAGAGACTCTATGCGAGAGAAGGGAaggagaggaggaagagagggaAGCGGGGTGAGGAGAGAGGGAGGTTGTGGGTTTGATGAGACTACGGAGGGAACGGAGAGGCAGCGGCTTAGAGGGCTTGTTGGGTTTAGCATTGAGAGAGAGGGACGGTGAGAAGCTAGAAGTGGCCGCCAtggatgaagatgatgatggtggagGTTTGTGAAAGAAATGGCTCTTttaggtttttttatttttaattttgtttttaagggtCAAATTGGGGAAAGGGTTTTATGAATGAGTATGTAAAGCACACGTCAGTGAAGTGACCGCCTCACCCTCGACCTCGAGTATCTTTACCCTTCGTCTTTAATTCTTTGCCCTTTGATATTTCAGTGGAGAA encodes:
- the LOC130503194 gene encoding amidophosphoribosyltransferase 2, chloroplastic; the encoded protein is MAATSSFSPSLSLNAKPNKPSKPLPLRSLRSLIKPTTSLSPHPASLSSSSPSLLSHRVSSSRNANHPLAPLSDNNDDDYDEKPREECGVVGIYGDSEASRLCYLALHALQHRGQEGAGIVTVSKDKVLQTITGVGLVSEVFNESKLDQLPGDIAIGHVRYSTAGSSMLKNVQPFVAGYRFGSVGVAHNGNLVNYTKLRAELEENGSIFNTSSDTEVVLHLIAISKARPFFMRIVDACEKLQGAYSMVFVTEDKLVAVRDPHGFRPLVMGRRSNGAVVFASETCALDLIEATYEREVYPGEVLVVDKDGVKSQCLMPHPEPKQCIFEHIYFSLPNSIVFGRSVYESRHVFGEILATESPVDCDVVIAVPDSGVVAALGYAAKSGVAFQQGLIRSHYVGRTFIEPSQKIRDFGVKLKLSPVRGVLEGKRVVVVDDSIVRGTTSSKIVRLLREAGAKEVHMRIASPPIIASCYYGVDTPSSEELISNRMSVDEVRDYIGSDSLAFLSFETLKKHLGEEDSKTFCYACFTGNYPVKPTEDKVKRGGGDFIDDGLVGGINNIEGGWVR